A DNA window from Gasterosteus aculeatus chromosome 16, fGasAcu3.hap1.1, whole genome shotgun sequence contains the following coding sequences:
- the pikfyve gene encoding 1-phosphatidylinositol 3-phosphate 5-kinase isoform X22, which produces MAADDKSSSSSSADWSVEPPVSSPASPSHLTHFKPLTPEQDDPPLRSAYSSFVNLFRFNNKEDGRSPSTVSEKPDAPSPSPQAERRSWSTSPTQSLYSSRGHRKQQPDLLRRTSTASDGSRKSDTPLSNHDPRTAVQLRTALKRLKEIMEGRSQDSDLKQYWMPDSQCKECYDCNEKFTTFRRRHHCRLCGQIFCSRCCNQEIPGKFMGYTGDLRACTYCRKIALSYAHSTDSCSIGEDLSALSDSTCSVCVLEPSEPRTPVGGRKSSRNIFLEEDLTWQRKTPIGMRKNMIHQEQQNSGLTSRLTARQEDVGKSPARKRSASVTNLSLDRASMAPSYDSAVSPPTSRGMSGTKSGTKLDHSEEERKILLDSSQLKDLWKKICHNSTGMEFQDHRYWLRTYPNCIVGKELVNWLLRNGTISTRAQAIAIGQALVDGRWLDCVTHHDQLFRDEYALYRPLQSTEFSETPSPDSDSVNSVEGHSEPSWFKDIKFDDSDTEQLADESEYAMPNSASPSKRTSVSSSQSVVDSDSAASINLNMEQNNVNFHIKKQSKYPHVPSAAEQKAEFHLSEDGGQNIIISDAFIKESLFNRRVEEKAKEMLFTPLGWHHSSLDQLREENGEKKAMERLLSANHSHMMALLQQLLYSESLSLSWRDIIVPVVRQVVQTVRPDVRNCDDDMDIRQLVHIKKISGGRKFDSKVVNGFVCTKNIAHKKMNSHIKNPQILLLKCSIEYLYREESKFSCIDPIVLQEREFLKNYVQRIVDVRPTLVLVERTVSRIAQDMLLEHGITLVINVKAQVLERVSRMTQGDLVMSMDQLLTKPRLGTCLKFFMQPFTLANDEAKTLMFFEGCPPHLGCSIKLRGASDYELARVKEIIMLMVCVAYHSQLEISFLMDEFAMPPSLAQSTSFPCLLEGTAVEEEEEEMEEEAADGETSEESLEKTVVPEDSAQGGGTEEGGLPLESSPKTGDVDSFKEKHFADSSSPVRHEEAGNVEKMTSTPFSSPMTMPLCVPPPFLLEEDQEMDSDTLIMAPGGEAEEEEEGSPGAKGDSHDRDEGDGAPATRSFRDPLQDDTGMFVAEQVDSSDDRLKSISAGFKQELKEIILCISPFITFREPFLLTPAGMHCPSRDYFPEQVYLSPLLNKDYKELDGRRKRQLLKDSAPSALVSAQTNGALQPKPINVLPSHSLTSTRIVEQLSGSQDLAKMLADYRAQGGRIRQRDATDPFCAATPASVQSKAPDGPPRPPARADSEEERPSRQTDVSLAPKLDCLNPVNHQRLCVLFSSSSAQSSNAPNPCVSPWIVTMDFYGKNDLSLGVFLERYCFRPSYHCPSMFCETPMVHHIRRFVHGSGCVQIVLKELDSPVPGYQHTILNYSWCRVCKQVTPVVPLSNDSWSMSFAKYLELRFYGHQYSRRANAEPCGHSIHKDYHQYFSYNQMVASFSYTSVRLLEICLPRPKIFIRNLGPSKTNLQQDLKDFTHKVTQVYLAIDDRLTSLKTDTFSKTREEKMEDLFAQKDMEEAELRSWIDKLQVRLQACVLDSPQQVQAVLESLVMKKQGLCEMLQSWNGRLQELFQQEKGRKRLSVPPSPGRHRQTAADDSKCALDSSPRNPSPVVQNGDKEDRHLCILPSSSSSSSSMLPSPGEPAVEAFTPVPSFTEQDSLSIPEDVFDGHLLGSTDSQVKEKSTMKAILANFLPGNSYNPIPFPFDPDKHYLMYEHERVPIAVCEREPSSIIAFALSCKEYKTSLDDLSKTSNAGGDETPQAASAGESRTKSSPARPSESASSQQSRTSMETDPLKDAELGDKQRKQTLNPHVELQFSDANARFYCRIYYAEEFHKMREEIMESPEEDFVRSLSHCVNWQARGGKSGAVFYATEDDRFILKQMPRLEVQSFLDFAPHYFTYITGAVQQKRPTALAKILGVYRIGYKNSQNNTEKKLDLLVMENLFYGRKMAQVFDLKGSLRNRNVKTDSGKESCEVVLLDENLLKLIHDNPLYIRSHCKAILRAAIHSDAYFLSSHLIIDYSLLVGRDDATDQLVVGIIDYIRTFTWDKRLEMVVKSTGILGGQGKMPTVVSPELYRSRFCEAMDKYFLMVPDHWTGLGVNC; this is translated from the exons ATGGCTGCAGATGACAagtcctcgtcctcatcctcagcGGACTGGAGCGTCGAGCCGCCCGTCTCTTCGCCGGCGAGCCCCTCCCACTTGACGCACTTCAAACCACTGACTCCGGAGCAGGatgacccccccctccgctccgCCTACAGCTCGTTTGTCAACCTGTTTCGTTTCAACAACAAAG aggATGGACGTTCTCCCTCAACGGTGTCGGAGAAGCCGGACGCTCCATCCCCTTCGCCTCAAGCAGAGCGGAGGAGCTGGTCCACAAGTCCAACCCAGTCCCTCTACAGTTCCAGGGGGCACCGAAAACAGCAGCCAGACCTCCTCCGACGTACCTCAACTGCCTcag ACGGCAGCAGGAAGTCCGACACCCCCCTCAGTAATCATGACCCTCGCACAGCTGTGCAACTCCGCACCGCGCTGAAGAGGTTGAAAGAGATAATGGAGGGAAGGAGCCAG GACAGCGATCTGAAGCAGTACTGGATGCCGGACAGCCAGTGCAAGGAGTGCTACGACTGCAACGAGAAGTTCACCACcttccgccgccgccaccactgCCGTCTGTGCGGACAGATCTTCTGCAGCCGCTGCTGCAACCAGGAAATCCCCGGGAAGTTCATGGGCTACACCG GAGATCTTCGTGCCTGTACGTACTGCCGAAAGATCGCCCTGAGCTACGCTCACTCGACCGACTCGTGCTCCATCGGAGAAGACCTGAGCGCCTTGTCCgactccacctgctctgtgtgtgtgttggagcccAGCGAGCCTCGGACCCCCGTGGGTGGACGGAAGTCCAGCAGGAACATCTTCCTCGAAGAAGACCTGACCTGGCAGAG AAAAACTCCTATTGGGATGAGAAAGAA caTGATTCATCAGGAGCAGCAGAACAGCGGTCTGACCTCCAGACTGACGGCGCGACAAGAAGACGTCGGCAAATCGCCGGCTCGGAAGAG GTCCGCCAGCGTGACCAACCTGTCGCTGGACCGCGCCTCCATGGCGCCCTCTTACGACAGCGCAGTCAGCCCGCCGACCAGCCGGGGCATGTCGGGCACCAAGAGCGGCACCAAGCTGGAccacagcgaggaggagaggaagatccTCCTG GACTCCTCCCAGCTGAAGGACTTGTGGAAGAAGATCTGCCACAACAGCACAGGAATGGAGTTCCAGGACCACAGGTATTGGCTGAGGACCTACCCCaactgcattgtgggaaaagaGCTGGTCAACTGGCTGCTGAGGAACGGCACCATCTCCACCAG GGCACAGGCTATCGCCATAGGACAGGCTCTGGTGGACGGTCGCTGGCTGGACTGCGTCACGCACCACGACCAGCTGTTCAGGGACGAGTACGCCCTCTACCGCCCCCTGCAG AGTACAGAGTTTTCGGAGACGCCGTCTCCAGACAGCGACAGCGTGAACTCCGTGGAGGGACATTCAGAGCCGTCCTGGTTCAAGGACATCAAGTTTGATGACAGCGACACGGAGCAGCTGGCGGACGAGAGCGAGTACGCCATGCCGA ACTCAGCCAGTCCCAGCAAGAGAACATCCGTCAGCAGCTCCCAGTCAGTGGTGGACAGTGACTCCGCCGCCTCCATCAACCTCAACATGGAGCAGAACAATGTCAACTTCCACATCAAGAAACAGTCCAAGTACCCACATGTACCTTCTGCAGCTGAGCAGAAAG CTGAATTCCATCTGTCCGAGGATGGAGGACAGAATATCATTATAAGTGATGCCTTCATCAAAG AGTCTCTGTTCAACCGCCGCGTGGAGGAGAAGGCCAAAGAGATGCTGTTTACTCCGCTGGGTTGGCACCACAGCTCTCTGGATCAGCTGCGAGAGGAGAACGGAGAGAAGAAGGCCATGGAGAGGCTGCT CTCTGCCAACCACAGCCACATGAtggcgctgctgcagcagctgctctaCAGCgagtctctgtctctgtcctggCGGGACATCATCGTCCCCGTGGTCCGACAGGTGGTCCAGACGGTGCGGCCCGACGTTCGCAACTGTGACGACGACATGGACATCCGCCAGCTGGTGCACATCAAGAAG ATCTCTGGAGGCAGGAAGTTTGACTCGAAGGTGGTAAACGGCTTTGTGTGCACCAAGAACATCGCCCACAAGAAG ATGAACTCTCACATCAAGAACCCCCAAATCCTGCTGCTGAAGTGCTCCATAGAGTATCTATACAGGGAGGAGTCCAAGTTTTCCTGCATCGACCCCATTGTGCTGCAG GAACGAGAGTTTTTGAAGAACTACGTGCAGCGGATAGTAGACGTCCGCCCCACGCTGGTGTTGGTGGAGAGGACCGTGTCTCGCATTGCTCAGGACATGCTGCTGGAGCACGGCATCACCCTGGTCATCAACGTCAAAGCG CAAGTCCTGGAGAGGGTGAGTCGTATGACCCAGGGAGACCTGGTGATGTCCATGGACCAGCTCCTCACCAAACCCCGTCTGGGAACCTGCCTCAAGTTCTTCATGCAGCCCTTCACGCTGGCCAACG acgagGCGAAGACTCTGATGTTCTTTGAGGGCTGCCCTCCTCATCTGGGATGCTCGATAAAGCTGCGAGGAGCCTCGGACTACGAGCTGGCCCGCGTGAAGGAGATCATCATGCTGATGGTGTGCGTGGCCTACCACTCCCAGCTGGAGATCTCTTTCCTCATGGACGAGTTTGCCATGCCGCCCAGTTTGGCCCAGAGCACCTCATTCCCCTGCCTGCTGGAGGGCacggctgtggaggaggaggaggaggagatggaggaggaggcggctgaTGGAGAGACGAGCGAAGAGAGCTTGGAGAAAACCGTAGTGCCCGAAGACTCGGCGCAGGGAGGAGGAACTGAGGAGGGGGGCCTTCCCCTCGAATCTTCCCCGAAAACCGGAGACGTTGACTCTTTTAAAGAGAAGCATTTTGCCGACTCGTCGTCCCCCGTACGGCACGAGGAGGCCGGCAACGTGGAGAAAATGACCTCCACGCCTTTCTCCAGTCCCATGACAATGCCTCTGTGCGTGCCGCCTCCCTTCCTCTTGGAGGAAGACCAGGAGATGGACTCGGACACTCTCATCATGGCGCctgggggggaggcggaggaggaggaggagggaagcccAGGAGCCAAGGGGGATTCACACGACAGGGATGAAGGGGACGGCGCTCCCGCCACCCGGTCTTTCCGAGACCCCCTGCAGGACGACACGGGCATGTTCGTGGCCGAGCAGGTGGATTCATCCGACGATCGTCTGAAGTCCATCTCCGCTGGCTTCAAGCAGGAGCTCAAAGAGATCATCCTGTGCATCTCCCCCTTCATCACCTTCAGAGAGCCGTTCCTCCTCACGCCCGCCGGCATGCACTGCCCCAGCAGGGATTACTTTCCAGAGCAG GTCTACCTGTCTCCCCTCCTCAACAAGGACTACAAGGAACTGGACGGACGCCGTAAGCGGCAGCTCCTCAAagactccgccccctccgctCTGGTTAGCGCGCAGACCAACGGCGCCCTCCAGCCGAAACCCATCAACGTGCTGCCCTCGCACAGTCTCACCAGCACCCGCATCGTAGAGCAGCTGAGCGGCAGCCAGGACCTGGCCAAGATGCTGGCCGACTACAGGGCGCAGGGGGGGCGTATCCGCCAGAGGGACGCCACCGACCCCTTCTGCGCCGCGACTCCCGCCAGCGTGCAGAGCAAGGCGCCGGACGGCCCGCCGAGGCCGCCGGCGAGGGccgacagcgaggaggagaggccgaGCAGACAGACCGATGTGAGCTTGGCCCCCAAG CTGGACTGTCTGAACCCCGTCAACCACCAGAGACTGTGCGTGCTCTTCAGCAGCTCATCCGCTCAGTCCAGCAACGCGCCCAACCCCTGCGTCAGCCCCTG GATCGTCACCATGGACTTTTATGGCAAGAACGACCTCTCCCTCGGTGTGTTCTTGGAGCGATACTGTTTCCG GCCGTCCTACCATTGCCCCAGCATGTTCTGCGAGACTCCCATGGTGCACCACATCCGCCGGTTTGTGCACGGCAGCGGCTGCGTGCAGATCGTGTTGAAGGAGCTGGACTCCCCCGTGCCCGGTTACCAGCACACGATTCTCAACTACTCGTGGTGCCGCGTCTGCAAACAG GTGACGCCCGTGGTGCCCCTGTCCAACGACTCGTGGTCCATGTCTTTCGCCAAGTACCTGGAGCTCCGCTTCTACGGGCACCAGTACTCCCGCAGGGCCAACGCGGAGCCCTGCGGACACTCCATCCACAAGGACTACCACCAGTACTTCTCGTACAACCAGATGGTGGCTTCCTTCAG CTACACGTCCGTACGACTGTTGGAGATTTGTCTTCCTCGACCCAAGATCTTCATCAGGAACCTGGGACCTTCTAAGACCAACCTGCAGCAGGACCTGAAGGACTTCACTCACAA AGTGACTCAGGTGTACCTGGCCATAGACGACCGCCTCACCTCCCTCAAGACCGACACCTTCAGTAAGACGCGggaggaaaagatggaggaccTCTTTGCTCAGAAAGAC atggaggaggcggagcttcggAGCTGGATCGATAAACTACAGGTGCGACTGCAGGCCTGCGTGCTGGACTCCCCTCAGCAGGTGCAGGCGGTGCTGGAGTCGCTGGTGATGAAGAAACAGGGTCTGTGCGAGATGCTGCAGTCCTGGAACGGCAG GCTGCAGGAGTTGTTCCAGCAGGAGAAAGGCAGGAAGCGTCTGTCCGTCCCTCCGAGCCCGGGGCGCCACCGGCAGACGGCCGCCGACGACAGCAAG TGCGCCCTGGACTCCTCCCCCCGCAACCCCTCGCCGGTGGTGCAGAATGGGGACAAAG AGGACCGACATCTCTGCATTctgccctcctcgtcctcctcctcctcctccatgctgcCGTCACCAGGAGAACCTGCAGTCGAAGCCTTCACCCCGGTGCCGTCCTTCACTGAGCAGGACTCGCTCAGCATCCCAGAGG ATGTGTTTGATGGACACTTGCTGGGCTCCACGGACAGCCAGGTGAAGGAGAAATCCACCATGAAGGCCATCCTCGCCAACTTCCTGCCCGGCAACAGCTACAACCCCATCCCCTTCCCCTT CGACCCGGACAAACACTACCTGATGTACGAGCACGAGCGGGTTCCCATCGCCGTGTGCGAGCGAGAGCCCAGCTCCATCATCGCCTTCGCTCTCAG CTGTAAGGAGTACAAAACGTCGCTGGACGATCTGTCGAAGACGTCCAACGCGGGCGGGGACGAGACTCCGCAGGCCGCCAG CGCCGGGGAGAGTCGGACTAAGAGCAGCCCGGCTCGGCCCAGTGAGTCGGCCTCGTCCCAGCAGAGCCGCACCAGCATGGAGACGGATCCCCTCA AGGACGCAGAGCTGGGAGACAAACAGAGGAAGCAGACGCTGAATCCACACGTCGAGCTAC AATTCTCTGACGCCAACGCCCGGTTTTACTGTCGCATCTACTACGCCGAGGAGTTCCACAAGATGCGAGAGGAGATCATGGAGAGCCCGGAGGAGGACTTCGTCCGCTCGCTGTCCCACTGCGTCAACTGGCAGGCTCGCGGAGGAAAGTCTGGAGCGGTGTTCTACGCAACAGAag ACGACCGGTTCATCCTGAAGCAGATGCCCCGACTGGAGGTCCAGTCCTTCCTGGACTTTGCTCCTCACTACTTCACCTACATCACCGGAGCCGTGCAGCAGAAA CGGCCCACGGCGCTGGCGAAGATCCTGGGAGTTTACAGGATCGGATACAAGAACTCTCAGAACAACACGGAGAAGAAGCTGGACCTGCTGGTGATGGAGAATCTCTTCTATGGACGCAAGATGGCTCAG GTGTTTGACCTCAAAGGCTCCCTGAGGAACCGCAACGTGAAGACGGACTCGGGGAAGGAGAGCTGCGAGGTGGTGCTGCTGGACGAGAACCTCCTGAAGCTGATCCACGACAACCCGCTGTACATCCGCTCCCACTGCAAGGCCATCCTGCGCGCCGCCATACACAGCGACGCCTACTTCCTGTCCAGCCACCTCATCATCGACTACTCGCTGCTGGTGGGGCGCGACGACGCCACCGACCAGCTGGTGGTCGGCATCAtcg ATTACATCAGGACGTTTACGTGGGACAAGAGGCTGGAGATGGTTGTCAAATCCACCGGAATCCTGGGGGGTCAAG GCAAGATGCCCACCGTGGTCTCTCCCGAGCTCTACAGGTCCCGCTTCTGCGAGGCCATGGACAAGTACTTCCTCATGGTGCCGGACCACTGGACCGGCCTGGGGGTCAACTGCTGA